In Kitasatospora sp. NBC_00240, the following are encoded in one genomic region:
- a CDS encoding roadblock/LC7 domain-containing protein: protein MRRALKQRAGRRQLIALETDLLAELRALRHRVPHLAGGLVASVDGLLIAHDTHGTEPTGLAALTAAALGLAQRLADTTGQGDFRESLVRGEHGYVATYAAGSACVLTVLAHPDVNVGRLHLEARRSAERVGVLLEDSLGPKEVG, encoded by the coding sequence ATGAGGCGAGCGCTCAAGCAGCGCGCCGGAAGGAGACAACTGATCGCCTTGGAGACGGACCTGTTGGCCGAACTCCGTGCCCTGAGACACCGGGTGCCGCATCTGGCGGGCGGCCTGGTGGCCAGCGTGGACGGTCTGCTGATCGCCCATGACACGCACGGGACCGAGCCGACCGGTCTGGCCGCCCTCACCGCGGCGGCGCTGGGCCTGGCCCAGCGCCTGGCCGACACCACGGGGCAGGGCGACTTCCGGGAGTCGCTGGTCCGCGGCGAGCACGGCTACGTGGCCACGTACGCGGCGGGTTCCGCCTGCGTGCTCACCGTGCTGGCCCACCCGGACGTCAACGTGGGGCGCCTGCACCTGGAGGCGCGCCGGTCCGCGGAGCGCGTCGGCGTCCTCCTGGAGGACTCCCTCGGCCCGAAGGAGGTGGGGTGA